In Coleofasciculus chthonoplastes PCC 7420, a single genomic region encodes these proteins:
- the rpsU gene encoding 30S ribosomal protein S21, with the protein MTQVVVGENEGIESALRRFKRQVSKAGIFADMKRLRHFETPIEKKKRKAVARRRKRRVR; encoded by the coding sequence ATGACCCAAGTGGTTGTAGGCGAAAATGAAGGAATTGAGTCAGCGCTGCGCCGATTTAAGCGGCAAGTGTCCAAAGCAGGAATTTTTGCAGATATGAAGCGCTTGCGTCACTTTGAGACGCCGATTGAAAAGAAAAAGCGCAAAGCAGTAGCTAGACGACGTAAGCGGCGAGTCCGCTAA
- the hemH gene encoding ferrochelatase, with protein MGRVGVLLLNLGGPDNLEDVRPFLFNLFADPEIIRLPFSWMQKPLAWLISTMRAKKSQENYRQIGGGSPLRHITEAQAQALQETLKQQGQEANIYVGMRYWHPFTEEAIAHVKRDRIEHLVILPLYPQFSISTSGSSFRLLEQLWQDDAKLNQLEYTVIPSWYQEPGYLQAMADLIDQELQRFDHPDAVHIFFSAHGVPSSYVTEAGDPYQQEIEHCTDLIMQTLNRPNAHTLAYQSRVGPVEWLQPYTEDALKELGNQGVKDLLVVPISFVSEHIETLQEVDIEYREIAEEAGIHNFQRVPALNTHPIFIESLATLVVDALNTPPRTFAEVVRPSKKVKMYPQERWEWGMTTAAEVWNGRLAMIGFLALVLELISGQGPLHFVGLL; from the coding sequence ATGGGTCGTGTTGGGGTATTATTACTTAATTTAGGTGGACCGGATAATTTAGAAGATGTCCGCCCCTTTCTTTTTAATCTATTTGCCGATCCCGAAATTATTCGCCTGCCATTTTCGTGGATGCAAAAGCCCCTGGCTTGGTTGATCTCGACAATGCGGGCAAAGAAGTCGCAAGAGAATTACCGCCAAATTGGTGGGGGTTCACCGCTGCGGCACATTACTGAAGCCCAAGCCCAAGCTTTACAGGAGACGTTAAAGCAGCAGGGGCAAGAGGCGAATATCTATGTGGGTATGCGTTACTGGCATCCCTTCACCGAGGAAGCGATCGCCCATGTTAAACGCGATCGCATTGAACACCTAGTCATTTTACCTCTATACCCCCAATTTTCCATCAGTACCAGTGGTTCCAGCTTCCGGCTTCTGGAACAACTTTGGCAGGACGATGCTAAACTCAACCAACTGGAATACACAGTCATTCCCTCTTGGTATCAAGAACCGGGCTACCTGCAAGCCATGGCAGACTTAATTGATCAGGAACTGCAACGGTTTGATCATCCTGACGCGGTTCATATTTTCTTCAGCGCTCATGGTGTTCCCAGCAGCTATGTCACAGAAGCTGGAGACCCCTACCAACAAGAGATTGAACATTGCACAGATCTAATTATGCAGACGCTCAATCGCCCCAACGCTCATACCCTGGCGTATCAAAGTCGGGTGGGTCCTGTGGAGTGGCTGCAACCCTACACTGAAGATGCACTGAAAGAATTAGGGAATCAAGGAGTCAAAGACTTGCTGGTTGTCCCGATTAGCTTTGTATCTGAACATATTGAAACGTTACAAGAAGTTGATATTGAATATCGGGAAATCGCTGAAGAAGCTGGAATTCACAACTTCCAGCGAGTTCCAGCACTCAATACCCATCCCATTTTTATTGAATCCCTCGCCACCTTAGTCGTAGATGCCTTAAACACGCCGCCACGAACATTTGCCGAAGTTGTGCGTCCCAGCAAAAAAGTTAAGATGTATCCCCAAGAACGTTGGGAATGGGGTATGACAACGGCGGCTGAAGTCTGGAATGGTCGTTTGGCGATGATTGGCTTTCTCGCTTTAGTTTTGGAGTTAATTAGTGGTCAAGGACCACTTCATTTTGTGGGATTGTTATAA
- a CDS encoding class I SAM-dependent methyltransferase, which produces MATVLRPLSYKYQWLYDTISRLAATSVGGERRFHHLPLHGLTIDSETQVLDLCCGGGQATRFLVEYSQNVTGLDVSPLSLQRAEKNVPQAKYVEAFAENMPFSENQFDLVHTSVALHEMPPSVLQQILREVYRVLKPGGVFALVDFHKPTNSLFMPGVALFLWLFETETAWQLLETDLVRLLKQTGFASCEQHLHAGGSLQVIQAKK; this is translated from the coding sequence ATGGCAACCGTATTAAGACCGTTGAGTTATAAGTATCAGTGGCTATATGACACGATTTCTCGATTAGCCGCCACCAGTGTGGGTGGAGAACGGCGATTCCACCATCTGCCTTTGCACGGCTTAACAATTGACTCAGAAACGCAAGTGTTAGACCTTTGCTGTGGCGGGGGTCAGGCTACCCGCTTTCTGGTGGAGTATTCCCAGAATGTCACAGGACTGGATGTTTCACCCTTATCGCTGCAACGCGCCGAAAAGAACGTGCCTCAAGCAAAGTATGTAGAAGCCTTTGCCGAGAATATGCCGTTTTCGGAGAATCAGTTTGACCTAGTGCATACAAGTGTAGCACTCCATGAGATGCCACCGTCAGTGTTGCAGCAAATTCTTAGGGAAGTGTATCGGGTGTTGAAACCGGGTGGTGTGTTCGCGCTGGTGGATTTTCACAAGCCGACTAATAGTTTATTTATGCCGGGAGTCGCCCTGTTTCTCTGGTTATTTGAAACGGAAACGGCGTGGCAGTTATTGGAGACGGATTTGGTGAGATTGCTTAAGCAGACAGGGTTTGCCTCCTGTGAACAGCACCTCCATGCGGGGGGGAGTTTACAGGTGATTCAGGCAAAAAAGTGA
- a CDS encoding shikimate kinase has product MFHSQRISVIGTSGCGKTTLARQLCQRLAIPHIELDALHWETNWTEVPTDIFRQRVEQSLQRDRWIIDGNYSQVRDIIWSRADTAIWLDYSLLVIMTRLLRRTWRRVVQHEELWNGNHETWTLTFSRDSILLWALQTYKKRRQEYPILLTQSAYAHLNLVHLKSPRETYSWLSTLAT; this is encoded by the coding sequence ATGTTTCACAGCCAACGCATTTCCGTTATCGGTACATCAGGTTGCGGCAAAACCACTTTAGCCCGCCAACTCTGCCAACGTCTTGCCATTCCCCATATTGAACTCGACGCCCTACACTGGGAAACCAATTGGACAGAAGTCCCAACTGATATCTTCCGCCAACGGGTGGAACAATCTCTCCAGCGCGATCGCTGGATCATTGACGGCAACTATAGCCAAGTCCGGGATATCATCTGGAGTCGTGCTGATACAGCGATTTGGCTCGATTACAGCCTATTGGTCATTATGACACGATTACTGCGGCGAACATGGCGACGAGTGGTTCAGCACGAAGAACTCTGGAATGGTAACCACGAAACCTGGACACTCACATTCAGCCGGGACTCTATTCTCTTATGGGCGCTGCAAACCTATAAAAAACGACGCCAAGAGTATCCGATTTTATTGACTCAATCCGCTTACGCCCATCTCAATCTTGTCCATCTCAAATCCCCCAGGGAAACCTACAGTTGGCTGTCAACTTTGGCAACATAG
- the tnpA gene encoding IS200/IS605 family transposase, which translates to MRSNFTQLYLHCVWATWDRLPLLTSDIQEAVYAAIIGECQQLKCTVIALGGIEDHVHLLISFLPTIAVSDLIKQVKGSSSHLVTHKIKPGEFFKWQGSYGAFTVSHDNLDQVANYIRNQPIHHRQKSIIPTWELMAN; encoded by the coding sequence ATGAGGTCTAATTTTACCCAGTTGTATCTTCATTGTGTTTGGGCAACTTGGGATAGATTGCCTTTGCTTACGAGCGATATCCAGGAGGCAGTTTATGCAGCAATTATTGGGGAATGCCAACAGCTAAAATGTACAGTTATTGCCTTGGGCGGTATTGAAGATCATGTACATCTATTAATCAGTTTTCTCCCTACTATAGCGGTTTCCGACTTGATAAAACAAGTTAAAGGAAGTTCTTCTCATTTAGTTACCCATAAAATTAAGCCAGGGGAATTCTTCAAATGGCAAGGCAGCTACGGCGCATTCACTGTTAGCCATGATAATCTTGACCAGGTAGCTAATTACATCAGAAATCAGCCGATTCATCATCGACAGAAATCAATAATTCCTACTTGGGAATTAATGGCTAACTGA
- the argJ gene encoding bifunctional ornithine acetyltransferase/N-acetylglutamate synthase produces the protein MSDWQEITGGVTAPRGYRASGIVAGLKPSGLPDLALIVSDIEAIAAGVFTQNQVCAAPVTYCRQRLRKKASASAILVNAGQANAATGEAGWQDALDSAKALAQALNIAPESILLGSTGVIGQRIRMDALLAGIPQLVEGLSELGSNAASQAIITTDLVTKSIALETTIDDRPVRIGGIAKGSGMIHPNMATLLAFVTCDAVVATPLWQKMLSRAADKSFNQITVDGDTSTNDTLIALANGQSRTSAITEMGPHAEKLEAMLTAVCQHLAKAIARDGEGATCLMEVQVTGAPNDQAARQIARTIAGSSLVKSAIFGRDPNWGRIAGAAGRAGVPFSQEALRIQMGDFVLMDKGQPLPFDRDAASAYLKNAATGAYLKEDTVLISVSIGNEPGTGKAWGCDLSYDYVKINAEYTT, from the coding sequence ATGTCAGACTGGCAGGAAATTACAGGTGGCGTCACAGCACCTAGAGGATATCGTGCATCTGGAATAGTAGCTGGACTTAAGCCTTCAGGACTGCCAGATTTAGCATTGATTGTATCGGATATTGAGGCGATCGCAGCCGGAGTCTTTACCCAAAATCAGGTTTGTGCAGCGCCTGTTACCTATTGTCGCCAGCGTTTACGAAAAAAAGCCAGCGCCAGTGCTATTCTAGTGAACGCTGGTCAAGCGAATGCGGCAACCGGGGAAGCCGGGTGGCAAGATGCTTTGGACTCGGCGAAGGCATTGGCACAAGCCTTGAATATTGCTCCAGAGTCTATCTTATTAGGCTCCACGGGTGTGATTGGACAGCGTATTCGCATGGATGCCCTCCTCGCCGGAATTCCTCAATTGGTGGAAGGCTTATCAGAACTGGGTTCCAATGCTGCTTCCCAAGCGATTATTACTACAGATTTGGTGACAAAATCCATTGCCTTGGAAACCACGATTGACGATCGCCCGGTACGAATTGGCGGGATTGCCAAGGGTTCAGGGATGATTCACCCGAATATGGCAACACTGTTGGCGTTTGTTACCTGTGATGCGGTGGTTGCTACACCGTTATGGCAAAAAATGTTAAGTCGGGCGGCGGATAAAAGCTTTAATCAAATTACCGTCGATGGGGATACCAGTACCAACGATACCCTGATTGCCTTGGCGAATGGTCAATCTCGCACCTCAGCGATTACAGAAATGGGACCCCATGCCGAAAAGCTAGAGGCGATGCTGACGGCGGTATGCCAACATTTAGCCAAGGCGATCGCACGAGATGGCGAAGGGGCGACGTGTTTGATGGAAGTACAGGTTACAGGCGCACCCAATGATCAAGCAGCGCGTCAAATTGCCCGAACGATTGCGGGTTCATCCCTGGTGAAATCTGCCATATTTGGTCGTGATCCCAACTGGGGAAGAATAGCGGGCGCAGCGGGGCGTGCAGGTGTCCCCTTTTCCCAAGAAGCCTTGCGGATTCAGATGGGGGATTTTGTGCTAATGGATAAAGGTCAACCTTTACCCTTTGACCGAGATGCGGCGAGTGCTTATTTGAAAAATGCCGCGACTGGGGCGTATTTGAAAGAGGATACCGTTTTAATTTCGGTCAGTATTGGCAATGAACCAGGTACGGGTAAGGCGTGGGGCTGTGATTTGAGTTATGACTATGTGAAAATTAATGCCGAGTATACGACGTGA
- a CDS encoding CHAT domain-containing protein codes for MFINQVSHLLKTNPSAIKTISRWIAAIALFTPFSGEWVQAQSITAETNGTATTITIDGNQFNIEGNTFSEDGANLFHSFDEFGLDAGQIANFLSNPDIRNIFGRVVGGDASIINGLIQVTGGNSNLFLMNPAGIVFGANAQLNVPADFTATTATGIGFGEGNWFNAFGGNEYQTLVGNPSGFAFDLAQPGSVINAGNLAVTEGHNLTLLGGTVISTGELAAPGGNITVAAVPGESLVRISQPGQLLSLEIAPPRDSEGMLLPVAPLDLATLLTGSDETGETGLTVSAETVQVTDTEFSVGNGDAIANSITAQTATLSASNNLMLVPVGAHRRAPSLVTTGDLNLLAENTVFARDSVAHPFIARASGNLYIQGNQNIDIWALNHLQTPFVSGGNLSLVSNGTISGDAHFASGGSLAMLNLSGEPGNFLSLNDPIISVNGDVVFGDYEGAALKVEATGSITVNGDISIDFPDNSPSLPDGQPGSDLDLLKNQRALILRAGLPSLENPENVPQFNVPTSGTDFTSPGSSSPLGNITITGTINTSSVGLDAGPIILSASGDISAGQINATFVLNPRIGKGGDIDITAGGDITIDNGFETFAETGNAGSLTFESRTGDIRINCLSGAANCLALSASGNGGNIDFKSPQGMIEINGRVNAPSVGMNGGNITLTAKNDIITGELRTRIEDGNGDAGNITIDSEEGSISVDNIFANSLSGNGGTVKLIAPGNVFTAAITSGSESGTGGTIILESDGIIDTTAGDLDSSTNNGNGGTIKLDAPGDIKTAGINTSGSANGGDIILTSGGAIDTAAGILNAAGGENGGNITLFAPRDISTGEITSFLSGFSGNIGNISITSENGNIDTSQGALITSSGLGTGGNITLNAANSITSAQIDAISQTNQGGEIQLTAPNTITLSGDITTNQNSLIFNGSVILADDISITLFGTGDITFDDTIDGTQNLTIETENGIIEFNDIIGGSTPLNNLIVQGNITDNPIGFNITAINNIITDNLTSPTGISFTSTRGQIKTGDLTSPAGISLTSNSGQIETGILDSSNLNDGGDITLNARGNIKVSQINAQSLGNGSGGNVDITTPSYFQATDSFIDQNNINASISVAGGDNGGTIIIRHGGNGEIPFIVGNPDINGTESAITRGDDASIQTIAPTEEYFFTHKQDKDRIQIISILGAVPLPPTPIPVPEPTPKLNLDQNPIESLALRVGDTLGAATSIIPDPETGNYNISWEFPGEQSINLNVNNPLPPLPVNQPNDIVAEIDQLFEDQYEDYFGENITDKEITAENLRETLKTIESQTGQRAVVIYVRAFPDQLQLVLVTPDTPPIPKTIPNINRQQLEQELKKFNHAINNNTSHAYLPTAQTLYKWLIAPLENEIEHLEIDTLIFSMDAGLRLIPLAALHDGQQFLVENYSIGFVPNFSLTDTRYQTLKDAQVLAMGIDDFSNSTQENLPSVPLELSTIVGNLWTGDSFQNQDFTLDNLRTQRRQNPYSIVHLATHADFPPDGGKGAYIQLWDEKLGLDELRLVEWYAPPTVELLTLSACKTAVGDENAEMGFAGLAVQAGVKSALASLWKVNDAGTLALMTGFYSQLSKDEITIKAKALQQAQIAMLRGEVRIESGQLVGTDITVSLPHQLKNLNDSELSHPYYWAGFTMVGIPW; via the coding sequence ATGTTTATAAATCAGGTATCGCATCTACTCAAAACCAACCCCTCAGCCATCAAAACAATTAGCCGATGGATAGCCGCCATTGCTCTGTTCACACCCTTTAGCGGTGAATGGGTGCAAGCTCAATCAATTACAGCAGAAACCAACGGAACTGCGACAACGATTACCATTGATGGCAATCAATTTAATATTGAAGGCAACACGTTTTCGGAAGATGGGGCGAATTTATTCCATAGTTTCGATGAATTTGGATTAGATGCGGGTCAGATTGCTAACTTTTTATCCAATCCTGACATTCGCAATATTTTCGGGCGGGTGGTTGGCGGTGACGCTTCCATTATTAATGGTCTAATTCAAGTAACTGGCGGCAATTCTAATTTATTTCTCATGAATCCGGCGGGGATTGTCTTTGGTGCAAATGCTCAATTGAATGTCCCAGCGGATTTTACAGCAACGACAGCTACAGGGATTGGTTTTGGCGAGGGAAATTGGTTTAATGCCTTTGGCGGGAATGAGTATCAGACTTTAGTCGGAAATCCCAGTGGTTTTGCCTTTGATTTGGCGCAACCGGGAAGCGTGATTAATGCGGGGAATTTGGCGGTAACTGAGGGGCATAATTTAACCTTACTGGGAGGTACTGTTATCAGCACCGGGGAATTAGCTGCACCGGGAGGAAATATTACAGTGGCGGCGGTTCCGGGGGAAAGTTTGGTGAGGATTAGTCAACCGGGACAGTTATTGAGTTTGGAAATAGCACCGCCACGGGATAGCGAGGGGATGTTGCTTCCAGTTGCGCCATTGGATTTAGCGACGCTGTTAACGGGGAGTGATGAAACAGGAGAGACAGGGTTAACAGTTTCAGCGGAAACAGTACAGGTAACCGATACAGAATTCAGCGTCGGAAATGGAGACGCGATCGCCAACAGTATAACAGCCCAAACCGCAACATTATCGGCGTCTAACAATTTAATGTTAGTTCCCGTAGGGGCGCACCGACGTGCGCCTTCTTTGGTAACAACAGGAGATTTAAATCTTTTAGCTGAAAATACGGTATTTGCGCGGGATAGTGTGGCGCATCCGTTTATCGCCCGAGCTAGCGGAAATTTGTATATTCAAGGGAATCAGAATATTGACATTTGGGCGCTGAATCATCTCCAAACACCGTTTGTCAGTGGCGGAAATCTCAGCTTAGTCAGTAATGGAACTATTTCGGGAGATGCTCATTTTGCCAGTGGCGGAAGTTTGGCGATGCTGAATTTATCAGGGGAACCAGGTAATTTTCTCAGTTTGAATGATCCGATTATTAGCGTTAATGGGGATGTTGTGTTTGGGGATTATGAGGGAGCAGCACTAAAAGTTGAAGCGACAGGCAGCATCACAGTTAATGGAGATATATCCATTGACTTTCCGGATAACTCTCCATCTCTTCCTGATGGGCAACCTGGCTCAGATTTAGACCTTCTAAAAAATCAAAGGGCATTGATCCTACGGGCAGGTTTACCCTCTTTGGAGAATCCAGAAAATGTACCTCAATTTAATGTACCAACATCGGGAACAGATTTTACATCTCCTGGCAGTTCTTCTCCGCTGGGAAATATCACTATTACAGGAACAATTAATACAAGTAGCGTAGGCCTTGATGCTGGTCCCATAATATTATCGGCTTCCGGTGACATTTCAGCCGGACAAATTAATGCAACATTCGTCCTAAATCCTAGGATTGGCAAGGGCGGCGATATTGATATTACCGCAGGTGGAGATATTACAATTGATAACGGATTTGAAACTTTTGCAGAAACTGGAAACGCTGGTAGTCTCACGTTTGAATCCAGAACAGGTGACATCAGAATCAATTGCCTTTCTGGTGCCGCAAATTGTCTAGCGCTTTCCGCTAGCGGGAACGGTGGCAATATCGATTTCAAGAGTCCACAGGGCATGATTGAAATTAATGGTCGAGTCAATGCTCCAAGCGTGGGTATGAATGGTGGTAATATTACTCTTACTGCTAAGAATGACATTATAACTGGTGAGCTGAGAACTAGAATAGAGGATGGTAATGGTGATGCGGGCAATATTACTATTGATAGTGAAGAAGGCTCTATCAGCGTTGATAATATTTTTGCAAATTCACTAAGCGGTAATGGTGGTACAGTCAAACTTATCGCTCCAGGCAACGTCTTCACAGCTGCAATTACATCCGGTTCTGAATCAGGTACAGGAGGCACAATTATCCTTGAAAGCGATGGAATAATTGATACTACCGCAGGTGACTTGGACTCCAGCACAAATAACGGGAATGGAGGCACAATAAAACTTGATGCTCCCGGCGATATTAAAACGGCTGGTATTAATACATCTGGTAGTGCCAATGGGGGAGATATCATACTTACCAGCGGTGGTGCTATTGATACCGCAGCAGGTATTTTAAATGCCGCAGGTGGTGAAAATGGCGGTAATATAACCCTTTTTGCACCCCGTGATATTTCCACAGGTGAAATCACCTCATTCTTGAGTGGTTTTAGTGGCAATATTGGTAACATCAGTATTACTAGCGAAAATGGCAATATCGATACCAGCCAAGGCGCACTCATTACCTCCTCTGGTTTGGGAACAGGTGGTAATATTACCCTTAACGCCGCCAATAGCATTACCTCTGCTCAAATTGACGCGATTTCTCAAACAAACCAAGGTGGAGAAATTCAACTTACCGCACCAAACACAATTACTCTTAGTGGCGATATCACCACCAATCAAAATAGCCTAATCTTCAACGGTTCAGTTATCCTCGCTGACGATATTTCTATCACCCTATTCGGTACTGGTGATATTACCTTCGACGACACCATTGATGGAACTCAAAACCTGACTATTGAAACGGAAAACGGTATTATTGAATTTAACGATATTATCGGTGGTTCAACCCCTCTCAACAATTTAATCGTTCAAGGCAATATTACTGATAACCCAATCGGGTTCAATATCACAGCTATCAATAACATTATTACCGATAATCTCACCTCACCCACAGGCATTTCCTTTACCAGTACCCGTGGACAAATCAAAACCGGGGATTTAACCTCACCCGCAGGCATTTCCCTCACCAGCAATAGCGGACAAATTGAAACAGGTATTCTTGATTCCTCTAACCTTAATGATGGTGGTGATATTACCCTTAACGCCCGTGGCAATATTAAAGTCAGCCAGATTAACGCCCAAAGTCTGGGGAATGGTAGCGGCGGAAATGTCGATATTACCACACCCAGTTATTTCCAAGCCACTGACTCCTTCATCGACCAAAATAACATCAACGCCAGTATTTCTGTCGCTGGGGGTGACAACGGTGGAACCATTATTATTCGTCACGGTGGAAATGGTGAGATCCCCTTTATTGTCGGAAATCCTGATATCAACGGCACAGAATCAGCAATTACCAGAGGTGATGACGCTTCCATCCAGACAATTGCCCCTACCGAAGAGTATTTCTTTACCCACAAACAGGATAAAGACCGAATTCAAATTATATCCATTCTGGGCGCTGTCCCTCTCCCGCCAACGCCCATCCCTGTGCCAGAACCCACACCCAAGCTAAACTTAGATCAAAATCCCATTGAGTCGTTAGCCCTTCGGGTTGGAGATACTTTAGGCGCAGCCACCAGTATTATCCCAGACCCGGAAACCGGAAACTACAATATTAGCTGGGAATTTCCGGGCGAACAATCTATCAATCTCAACGTTAACAACCCCCTCCCACCACTACCCGTCAACCAACCCAATGACATTGTTGCTGAAATTGACCAACTCTTTGAAGACCAATATGAAGACTACTTCGGCGAAAATATCACCGATAAAGAAATCACCGCCGAAAACCTACGCGAAACCCTAAAAACCATCGAAAGTCAAACCGGACAACGAGCCGTGGTTATCTATGTTCGCGCCTTTCCCGACCAACTGCAACTCGTCTTAGTCACCCCCGACACCCCACCCATCCCCAAAACCATCCCCAATATCAACCGCCAACAACTAGAGCAAGAATTAAAAAAATTCAACCACGCGATTAACAATAACACCAGCCATGCCTATTTACCCACCGCTCAAACCCTCTACAAATGGCTAATTGCTCCCCTAGAAAATGAAATCGAACACCTAGAAATCGATACCCTCATCTTCTCCATGGATGCCGGATTACGCCTAATTCCCCTCGCCGCCCTCCACGACGGACAACAGTTTCTAGTTGAAAACTATAGTATCGGCTTTGTTCCCAACTTCAGCCTCACCGATACCCGTTATCAAACCCTAAAAGACGCTCAAGTTTTAGCCATGGGAATAGACGACTTTTCCAATTCCACCCAAGAAAACTTACCCTCTGTTCCCCTAGAATTATCCACCATTGTTGGCAACTTATGGACAGGTGACTCCTTCCAAAACCAAGACTTTACCCTGGATAACCTCCGCACTCAGCGCCGCCAAAACCCCTACAGTATCGTTCACCTCGCCACCCACGCCGACTTTCCCCCAGACGGCGGTAAAGGTGCTTACATCCAACTGTGGGACGAGAAACTCGGATTAGACGAACTCAGACTCGTCGAATGGTACGCCCCGCCCACCGTTGAACTCTTAACCCTCAGCGCCTGTAAAACTGCTGTCGGCGATGAAAATGCCGAGATGGGATTTGCAGGTTTAGCCGTACAAGCCGGGGTCAAATCCGCCCTCGCCAGTCTCTGGAAAGTCAACGATGCTGGCACATTAGCCCTGATGACAGGATTTTATTCCCAACTGAGCAAAGACGAAATTACCATCAAAGCCAAAGCCCTGCAACAAGCCCAAATTGCCATGCTGCGGGGAGAGGTGCGGATTGAATCGGGTCAACTGGTGGGAACAGATATAACCGTCAGCCTACCGCACCAATTGAAAAACCTGAATGATTCTGAACTATCCCATCCCTATTATTGGGCAGGATTCACCATGGTTGGTATTCCTTGGTAA
- a CDS encoding tetratricopeptide repeat protein, with product MKCQQFMAISLSLLATIGLTAPRWKMGIALATAGRLANGQIIQIKGEVQIERSHGSILSPSPGTSLYPGDQLLTTNGAQVVVYCADSTPWLVSAGETQLNRCARETEEDKCNSNLVDCPDRGDKIAWSNAPIPYLISPRRTALLTTQPTLRWNRVPGATSYTVTVEGVTPQGEVVANWTTQVSETQVVYSGESPLNPGVEYLAIIQANPGASSLDEPSRPGGLHFTVLDHTQAEIVRDKAAEISQQDWEDSAKALAQVQLYAENHLIAAAIALLEELVATGVESAPIYRRLGELYLYELALVPQANTYYTKAVALVDANDLEEQAAALEGLAQTQLALDQNDAAIRSFNLALDVYQRLGDGERVKQLETTLGDLINE from the coding sequence ATGAAATGTCAACAGTTTATGGCAATAAGTCTAAGTTTACTGGCGACGATTGGGTTAACAGCACCACGTTGGAAAATGGGTATCGCTTTAGCCACAGCCGGGAGACTTGCCAACGGACAAATTATTCAAATTAAAGGTGAGGTACAAATCGAGCGATCGCATGGTAGTATCTTATCGCCAAGTCCGGGAACCTCTCTGTATCCCGGCGATCAACTGCTGACAACAAACGGGGCGCAAGTGGTGGTGTACTGTGCGGATTCAACCCCATGGTTGGTATCAGCAGGGGAAACCCAGTTGAATCGCTGCGCCAGGGAAACTGAGGAGGATAAATGTAACAGCAATTTGGTAGATTGTCCCGATCGCGGTGATAAAATTGCTTGGAGTAATGCGCCTATTCCTTACCTGATTAGTCCCCGTCGCACCGCATTACTGACTACACAACCGACGCTACGCTGGAATCGGGTACCGGGGGCGACGAGTTACACCGTCACGGTAGAGGGGGTGACGCCGCAGGGTGAGGTAGTGGCAAATTGGACAACCCAGGTGAGTGAGACGCAAGTGGTTTATTCGGGGGAGTCACCCCTGAATCCCGGTGTTGAATATTTAGCCATCATCCAAGCTAACCCAGGGGCGTCATCCTTAGACGAACCCTCTCGACCGGGAGGACTTCATTTTACTGTACTCGATCACACTCAAGCTGAGATTGTTCGCGACAAAGCCGCCGAAATTAGCCAACAAGACTGGGAAGACTCAGCCAAAGCCCTGGCACAGGTTCAGTTATATGCAGAGAACCACCTGATTGCCGCTGCGATCGCGCTTTTGGAAGAGTTAGTCGCTACTGGGGTGGAATCAGCCCCGATTTATCGCCGTTTAGGGGAACTCTATTTATATGAGTTGGCGCTAGTTCCCCAAGCTAATACTTACTATACCAAAGCCGTGGCGTTAGTTGATGCCAATGATCTCGAAGAACAAGCCGCCGCATTAGAGGGGTTGGCACAAACCCAGTTGGCATTAGATCAAAACGATGCCGCGATTCGTTCGTTTAATTTAGCGTTAGATGTCTATCAACGGTTAGGAGATGGGGAACGGGTGAAACAGTTAGAAACCACGTTGGGGGACTTAATTAATGAATGA